DNA sequence from the Fusarium verticillioides 7600 chromosome 2, whole genome shotgun sequence genome:
CAGTTGCATCGACATTATAACTCCGGGTTGAGATTCTTATCATTTGTAAACTGGTCCTGAGGAGCATGAGAGCCTCCCCATTGTAACTACCTGGATCCTGGATATTAAGCACCATTGTACCTCTTCACACTTAGCGGTCATATATATGTATAGGTTATTAAAGTATCTCATTCCATCTTCATACATACTCTGCTCTGTCTCGTATATTAATAGGTGAAGGACCTCCGAGGTGTATATAGGTCTGGCATGTATTCCTGTCTGCCTCAGTTGCCCTGGCCTCAGCCCAAACGATTGATATCTGGTGGCCGATCTCGCTGCAATCTTCGCGGTTTGGGAGATTCTGGATATGGATAACTTGCACGCTAGACTCACTACAATTCATCTGTCATAGACCGTGTGCTGTGGTGATACCACAAGAACATATATGCTTCCCACAACCTCATCCCTTAGGCTCAAGGGGTTGAAGGATgccatatatatatatatatatatatatatgcaTGTATCCGCCCAGAGCGCGCATTCCGACCCAGAAAATAGATACCAAACTGCTTAGAACTGTTCCTCATATCACAGACTAACATTTTTGCCCTGTAATACAGTCTTTGGGGGGAGTTGACAACATAACCCTAAGCAAAGGCCCCCCTGGATACCTCTGTAGACTCGACTATATCACGAAAATGTTCCAAGCCCAGCCAGTCAGTCAGATGTATAATCAAGATGAATTCCTTCTGGCTATAAGACAAACCCTATGTAGTCTTTCGCTGAAGGGATCATGCAACGGCGCTGATATGAAGGCTCCATTTCGCCATGGCAAGACCGCGAGACACTCAAAAGGATTGAGCTGAAGCACAGCACTTTAGCCGCAATTCTTCTATTTTATGAATGCTTCACTTTAATTGATCACAGTTCAACACAAGCTGCGACTCTAACCCTACAAACTAGCCGGTTCCTGGCGGCTTCATAAGGCCCAGTCTCACTTGAGACATGAGTTGATAAGAGTCTTGAATAGAAAGAATCGTACTCTAGAACCAGCACCGCAGTACTCAACTTCTTTTACACACCCTACGTACACTCTTGACGGCTCCCAACTTCCGCTCATTAAATATTTATACTGAGGCAAGTTACAGAGTCATATCTGGCATCTAACTCTTGTCAACATTGCCATGGCTTTATATAACACGGTCTGTTGACAATTGAGATGAATCAGAACTCTTCCATTACTAATAAGAGAATAGTGAGCAAGTGACCGCGTAGGTCATACTCACTCATTCTAAACTCTGCATATCTATTCTTTTCCTAGGGTGAGAAACCATTTTGATGAGATACTCGCCAGTACTTGTCCATATGAATTGCGGTAAACGCTACGAGCACACCAAAAGGCCCGCTGAGATTGCTTCAATTACTGTCATAAACGACTACACCCATCTAATACGCTAGGGTCGTCTCACAATACCTAGCCAAgctctcatcatcctgaGCATCACGGAACATGTGACTGACGACCAATGCATGTGAGAAACCATCAAAAGATCCGAAGGAGTCGCATTAGAACTTCTTGACGTATGAAATTCAAATCTCAAAAGTTTATTTATGACGTCCAGATTTCCTTGATTACCAAGTATGTAAGAATGACACATGAATTCTAGGTACAGTCATAAGAACTGGGTTCTTGACTAGAGCGGATTTCCTTAGCTGATCGGAAACGACCTCAGTTTTCGGAACTTCCTCTTGGAGAAAAGTTCTTCTTTTCAGTGTGAGTGGTTCTctggtgaagccatcgtcatgGCTACCAAGGGTCCCTTTGCCTTGCTTTACATCCACACCGTTACACATCCATCAGCACTTTCTGGGGAACATCGACAGGGCGTGTGTCGAAATCCGGGGAAGCAAAATTATATCAGTCACCGAGATCGGGATCTGCGAGCCTGGTGCCTTTCTCGCCTCACCTTTGGAATGCCGTCATATAGTACCTCGGCCTACACCCAGGGTTGCTTCAGGAGCGCCCGTGCAAGTACGTCAAAGTAAAACAAGAGCAAACCCGCAAACCGCAAAGCTATGCCGGTAGTTACTATCCTCGGTCCAGCGGCTTTGGCGCTGAATCTAAACTGCACGCCCCCCCTAAGTTAGAACGAGAACCTTGACTGACGGTTTTCTAGGCGCCATGAAAAGAAGCTGTTTCGTTATCATGTGGAGCTCACTAGGTTGCTCTAAAGGCTTGGTCTCAACACGATTTCTTCCGAGGCTTTGCTCGGCATATCCGTGTTGCCCCGAACAAAGATTCTTTTCCCTTTCAAACCCTGGAAATTGAGCTCTTTATGGGAATCCCTGTCGTAAACGTGCTTTTCCTTCACTGGTAAATCCTTTTAGTCTCCAGAGCTCTTATTAGTCTTGGAGTTTGGACCCTGGGCTGAGAGTCAGCCTGCTCCTCATCACATCCGGCTTACTTTTAGCTATTTTTCATAGCCCAGGAACTTATCCGAAAACAGAGAGTGCAAGGTACTGTGGGATCGGGATTCACATACCCTCTGAAGACAATTAGTTGGCTACCTGGTGGTTGCATTCTCACCGTCGCATCAATAATATTGTACAGTATCAACTTAAGAGGTTGGTCTAAGAATGAGGCTCTCAAGATTCGTCCGGGTTTAACAAGCTCCTGTCAACTGCAGCTGCGACGGCCGAACATTCCGGTCTCTGCGTGTGTGGCGTGGTATTCATGTTTGGTGGTGTGCAAGGCCTAGGCAAGCCTTCGGATAGGCAGAAAAGTGCCGGTAGTTTATTGAAATCAGTCAGCCAATCTTCATCCATTCAGGGCCTTCATCTCTGAAATCCGTCGACAATTGAAAGTCTTGGTAGCACCATGAAGCATCATCACATGACAGAAGACGatagttgatgatggccaCTATCCTCACGTACCATCCAGCTTGATAAGTTCGAAGCAAACATCCGGTATTGCTCTCTCACATGCCTTTATCTGGACACCCGGCATCGTCACTTCGAGCTCCTGCCCTGCAACAAAAGGCCCGACTTGTCAGGCTCAGGTACAGTAACAGTAACGGAATCGTCCTGAGCGGCCGTGGAAACGATCCCACGAGTCGTTTGGCTGTTCAACGGCACGCGTCATTTCCTTGCTATTGTACGTGTTGAATGCCCTGAGCCTTGCTACCATAATCCCCACAATCATTAGGGATTTGAAAGCATGTTGACCTTGTCTAAGCCAACCATACTACAACGCTGCTGATaaccttggccatggcggGTTCTTCAGCTCACGATAGTATTCGAGGAGTTGCTGATAGCTTCGACCAACCAGCTCCTTCGGTGCATTGAATACGTAGAGGTGCGAATCGAAGCCATGCATCTTATCACGTTCTATCCAATCCAACACGCATCGACTTTCACGTAGACTCGGATGCCTGTGCAATCAGCAATTGGGTCTTTAGAGCCTCAAAGATAAATAGGGTTTCACTGTTGGGTTGGTTGATAACCAGCTTAGGTCTTGATAGGCGCGTCTCTAGTCATATGGAGGACTCCTGCATCACCACTTGAACATGACCAGGCCTATGAACGGATGAGACACAAGCTAGGCGTCTAGAATCCAGTCGCTCGAGCAGCGACAGGCAGTTGTTAAGCCTCACCTTTGGCTAACAatcgaggtcaaggatgTGTTCCGTCATAGCCTGTCCCATCTCTATAGTTGCCATCCCACACTTGTAAGACCAGCATCAACCAGGTAGGGGATATGTTGCAATTGTCGGTTCGTCAGTTGGGTCGGGACGAAAACATTCTTGAATCACGGAACAAAGGACTAGGCGAGCCAAGCTGGTGGGTGACCATCGTTATTGGAATGATGAGCCGGCCGTATAATCTGGAGTTGACTTCCAGTCATTATCAGTATTGAGTACTTGAACTTCAAAAAAGCTTTGCATGATCACTGATAGTGCAATTCCACAAGCATTCATAAAATCGGTAAGACTGCCCTACAAGCCCGTGTGATGCGAATAAACCTGGTAGTTAGTGCTCATCATGGGCTAAACCCCCATGTGATTGTTCACACCCCTCAGGCGGCGCGGCCCTGACAAGGGTTATAACTTTGTAAGGAGCTCTTCCCCATGCAGACCCATGCTTCTCTGACATATCGCGGGGCGTGAGCGTGGGGGAGAGCATCCACTGAGTGCTTGCTCAACGCTTGGCTGTGCTGCATCAGGAACAAGACAACTCAACACAACGGCCAATGCTggcaaagaaaaaaaaaaaaactccAGACTTTCAGTTGATCTTCTCACGAGGGCTCTTCCGTCACCTCAGGGTCCGCTTGTGACCTTTGCTCTTAGGGCAAAAGTACCAATTGAGCCAGGGGCTGTGACAGCCCTCGACCTCGTCAGAGTAGCCTCAAAAGGCCTCATTCCCTGGGCTCGTCTTGTCTCAGCCTTTGAAAACATGCCGTATGTATCCGGTGCAGAGCGCCCGTCGCTGGAAGTGTCAGGGGAACTATACGCTGGATACATCGTATATCGCTTGGGGTGCTTCTTTGTCGAAGGCATTTTTGCGTTCAACTGGCTGATCGACGTTGGTTGCCAAGCTAAATTTCAGGAGCGATGCTCTCTAAGTTCCCCGGAGATTCCTTGTCGGTTTGCTTTTCTGGAAGCATCATGGGCTGGGGTTTGTTACAGCAAGTTCCTGTCTGTACTCTGTATCAAAGGGTAATGGAACGTTGTCTGTGGTTGACATAAATAGACAGGTCCATTGACGTATGTCTAGACGGGCCAGgggtttctcttctccatattaactgcatcatcaccaactgaAATTCAAAGAATGCGAGTCaggctcaaagtcaatcaagaAATGCCCGAACAATGAAGATATTGCACtagaagatcaacaacatgatgcGGGTACTAGGAAGTCGGAAGCCTATGTCGACGTCAGTTCTTGCCATTTCAATGAACTAACATCGTCCAAGTGGGCGTACCTTATCGGATAATAAACTACCTTACAATGCTGGGCAAGTGACTGTCCTTACAAACAGTCGTTCCTTTCTGATGAACTTGTCACCTGCCGGTATATGTCTGAAAACACCTTCCCTCCACATAAGTGTTCCGGGGTTGGAAGGTATGACTGGGTATCCAGGTCTCCTCTGTTGAACGGTCTGCATCCTCTGCTTGCGCGTCAATGAGTACACTCTCCTTAAACATCATCTCGATCCAGACGCAAGGAGGTTGCATAATAAATGAACTTGACACTTGGAGTACATGGACATTCCACAACATCCGAGTGAGCCAGGCAAACAATCCCATTGTGATTGATGGCTTAATAGTTAGTATGCTCCCTTTCACGCGCAGCACGAGGGACGATCCTGATGCAATTCAGAATCTTCAGAATCAACTCCACGCACAAATTAGGCAATAGGTCTCTGATCAGCCAGCCATTTTACGAACACAACGCAAAGAAACCCCTTCAGAAGAAATGGCCAAAATTCCTCGTTTGAGTTTAGGCGGGTTAGCTCAAATCCAGGAACTTCAGCGCCATACCCCATGTTAGCTTTGAAAGAAGCAATTATGCGTTACACGACCATCCCACGCAAACTCCGGCCCGGGACGAGCTCTACCGCTCCAATGACCCGGACATGACTGAACGATCCTGCGATTCAGAATTGAGATCACGTTTTTCAAatcacaacaccatcccTTCCACGTTACAACTGGCCACATGCATTGCCCGGCTGATATTAAGCCCCTAGCTGTGGACGGTGAACTGGCTGGGCACTGGCACCACTACTTTCATGTTGGAGCGTGGGACAAGTCCAACAGAAGTTCTGCTACCTATCCTGTTCAACTGGGCTTCTGCTACCTAGACTTGATGACCAGCAGATTCAACATGAGAATCAGAGACCCCTGAGTCAAGATTCTGACTGAGActgatcttggtcttgcccTGATTTGGGCCCCTTTCCCAAGATaagacatcatcgtcgcttGATAACGGCCCGAAATCGCGATCGCCAGCGCATGTGTGCGTGCCTTGCGCCTTCCAGCCGCCTGGAGCGATAACAGGAGTCATGTTTAAGCAGAAGTGAAAAATGATCGCCAGTTACTTGACGTCGTCGACGTGAGGTTGGCATCGCCTATCGGCCAGCCAAAAGCGTCCATTCCAACCCCAGTTTTCACTGGACGTGGTCAGGCTGCCTGACCCCGCGAATACCAccctccaagaagcaaaaacgGTACATTGAAAACAAGCCCAGAGCTAAAGTTGGCACACACCTGCATCTCGAAAGTTTGGGGGAGAAGCGCACACACCACCTATCCCCAGAATTTCAACTGACAAATTCGTCCTTGACTCCAGCCCAGATTCGGAAAACTTGTCAAAATTGGTGTTTCTTCTTGGTTCGCACGCTTTCTGCTACACACCATTTCACGCTTGCATCCGATTTCTGGCACAGCTCTCATTCGTTCTTGGTTTGTAGCGGTGAAGTTGCCTTACATTTCTGTGCCGGACTTGTGTTGCCGTGAGTCGACTGCTCTAATCAAACCGACTGTTTCCCTCAACTTGGTGCTTATCGTGGTCAGGGGTTGTTGAACCACTCAGCCCACGAAAGACGGCCACATTGAGAAAATCCCCCACTTGCCAGACACTTCACTGGTGTGCATCTGCCATTCGAGGCCATTGTGCTCCGTAGGTGTGGTACATGGCCGCGTATCGCCCCGGGGCAATGCCCCTTCACCGACCATCCCGGTCCGAGATAGCTGGGCCAGCCAGCAAATGGCTGTTTTTGAACTTCACATGTTGAATTTTAATCCTCCCAACAATTACACGGGGATGACCGTGAACAAGGGGATGCTTAGCTCAGAACATTATTAGGCTTGATTAGAGACAGTTTCGCCATACTTTGTACACCGACAGTATGCGCGCAAGAAATCATCAGACATCCAATGATACTTTGTCACTTTGCTGTACCAAATCAAAATAGCTGCACCCCTGAGTTTGGCCGGGCTGAGCAAAGACAGTGTCTTGGTATCTGGAGGACGCATATCCTAAGCCCAGTGTCCTACCTCTCAGAAACAGTCTCAGGACCACGTATGACTTATCAGTGTGAGCCAGTCACCAGTGTACCCGTATCTATCAGGGGAAACCCTAAGAGGTTGCCTGGAAGGCTTGAACCCTCATGGGCTGACGTGATGCGATGGGTGAATTGATGCCAAGTTGAGGCGTGCCACCCGGAAGACTGACCGAATTGCAATTTCTTGCTGGCGGAatgatggatgaggttgaaatGTTCTGTCCTCTCACCTTTTTGCTCTTTGGTGTCACCACCAACACTCGCACACCCCACGGGagagttcaagaagcccgCATTCACTCGTCGAGGACCTTATACATGGCCTTATCAACAAAGACAGGCCGAGGGCATTTGTGGCTTCGATCTTTCCGATAGACTCTCAGCCCAGCGGTCCTGCACCCCGAAACTGAAAGGTCTCCTCATCTGGCGCGGCCGCTGAGGGGCACTTGTTGCGCCCTGAAAAGGTGAATAGCCGGGAGGGAGGCCCATATCATAAGCCGAAAAGGTTTATTCTCTGGTGGATGTGCATGGGTAGATAACAAAAGCGAGAAGAGACAACAATAAGAGTGAGTGCGTCTACCAATACCGGTACAGCATTATATCACTTGGGAGTTTTGCTTGTTTCCCATGTAATGGCCTCCACCATCTGAGAATTTCACCATCGGGGCGCTGACACACAGGGGCTAGGTTGGGGTTGGACACCCAGGTTTGGATGGGGTGTGGTGTGATGGTGCACATCCATGGTGGGGGAATGCGGCAGATCAGATTGTGGCAGTTCTGCCCGTCAGCCATTTTGATCGAATGTGCATAGATCCAGAGGATGTGTCcgaaagaaacaaagaaaacaggaGTACAGTAGTAGGACATCTGCTATGATGTATCTGAGCATTCCTCTTCCGAATCTCTGGACAGATCAACCTTCCAGATATGCCTACCCCGTCAGCAGCTGTCGTCAAACTCCCCGTCATGACGGCATCCTTAGATCTGTCTGATCTGGTTTATCTAAAAAAGGGGTACCAACGCCgagctgggcttggcttggcccCCAAGACAAGCCAAATTCTAAACCAAAACTTGCCCTGCTTAGTAAATAACTCTCTCCCCccagacagagagaggaaTAGAGGTTAAAAATAGGTGCTATTGGCCCTTCCGATTCTGCGGTTCCGCTCTGGGAGACTTGTTTCTGTCTCTACATAAGTAGATCCCCCCTCCTCGATCGTGGTTAAACCTTCTGCAACGGAGATAGCGTCATCCAAGGATGTCTCGACGTAAGGTATTCAGCATTGATCCTTTGACTTCCCTAATAGATAGCCACCCCTCCATGAATTGAAATGGCCATCAGTTACACGCGATGATCCTGACATAAGCCATCCGGCCAGCAGGTTTACAACACGATGAGTTCATCGCTGGCATTCCAGATCAGCCAGGCAGGTTACTTCGTTTTCAAGTGGTGGGTAACAAGCTCTGTGAGCATTGCAACCGTAGGCTTTTGTTGAATAACATCGCTGCATTTTTGGTCTAGGTATCTATCTATCGCCGTGAATAATGCAAGTATTAGTTTCATAGTCTTCCAAGGAGCCACTGGCAACCCAGTCCTGTTAGCCTCCAGCGCAAGCTTGACAAAGCTGAGCTGAGGCTTACCTGAGTGTGACAGACCCTAGTCGACCCATTACCAAGTCCCATCAAGGCCCTCTTCACAGTTGAGTGATCCCGCACATCAAAAGGGGAAAAATGAGGTGACATGAACATTAAACATTTGACATGATATTTTTGATTGAAATTGTAACAGGAGTGAAGTTTCTTTCATAACAAGAAGTAAAGAGAACACAATCCGTGGATATCAAACAGAACTGCTTTTCCGACGGGGCAGTGATAGCCTCCGACGTCCCCCGAGGCAAGCCCGAGggttaaaaaaaaaatccaAGTGCTCCGCAATTCGAATTCTAGTTTCCGCCGCCTCCAAAACATGGGCCGGACTCGGTGTCGTTACCGTAGTCCACTCGCCCTTTGAACAAAAAATGCTTTCTTTCATTTCACAAATGCCGCCCATATCCTCGCCGAGTGCTCAATCCTTGAGATGATGTAATTCGAATGCCATGTTGTAAACCATAAACGCCATTCCTTTCTATTCCTCTATAACCCATAGTCGTCATCAAGTCGTGCGAGTTGCGATGCCATGTCGTGTCCTACATTCGATCCATGAGATCGCCGCCGGCCAAACTGCTGGTTCCTGAGCTCCTGCCGCTGTGGCTGAAGCCATTGTCAGAAAGTAGATCCTGGACAGCCACCTTCGGAACCTGAGGAACAGGGAGCTTTCGCTGAGATCCGTCGGGCCGGCTGATGATGTCCGTCAAAGACATCCCAGTAGGACGAGACTGGGTAGTGGGGGCAGATCCCTGCTGGAACTGATTCTGCTCGAGATGAGGCTCCATAGGGGCCAGAGCAGGCGTCGTATTGTGCTGGAGAGACAAATTTCGGAGACTTGGCAGCTCATAACCAGTAGAGAAAGGTCGCAGACGAGGAGAGTGAGCAGGAGTAGCGATAGGGGTGTGGTCGGGAGTGGGTGACAGAGAGTCGTGAGAAAatgttggtgaagagggagCTGTAGAGTTGGGGGAGTTGGGCCTTGATCGCTTAGCATGTCGCATAGCGCCAGAGTAGTGGTCATCGCTGGGGTCCTCGTTTGAGTGAGAGCGGCCCATGTGGTAGGAAGAAAGCGTAGGCAGATGGCCTCGAGAGCTATGCATTCCGTGACCAAAGTAAGGGTGATGACGGTGGTTATTGCtgtggtgaggaggagcagTCAGAGTCTCACGCTCAACCTGAGtagcagccttggccagcATGGAAATGTCACCGCTGCGATTGTAGTGAACCGCAGAAACAGGCAGAGCAAAGGTAGAGTAGGAGTGGGGGGGAGACACATTAGGTGAAGCCAGTGCAGAGCCAGGGGCGGAGCGGATGGTCTTGGGCGCGGGAGGCGGCGCCATCATTCCATCAGGCATCATGTGAGGCGGAAGgccctgctgctgatgcatttggtgctgctgctgctggtgtgCTTGGGTCGCCTTGTTACCTCGCCTCgagttggggttgttgtGAATGCGAGAGTGGCGTGTGAGCTCATCAGATCGAGAGAACTTCTTGCTGCAGCCAGGGAACTGGCAGGCGTGAGGCTTTTCTCCAGTGTGAGTGCGGATGTGTCGAGTCTGATGCTCAAGGCGGTGGAAGGCCTTATCGCAGAGAGGGCACTTGTAAGGTCGGGGCAACTCATTCGAGTTCTCCGAGTTCTGGACACCCGGAAGGGGGCCATTGGGTTTAATGACGGTAACTGCTGCTGTAGCCATCTCGACGTCGCCCTGATGGGGTTTTTCGGATTCCTTATCAGCCGGGACTGTGGGGTTAAGTAGATTGGAAAAATCCACGGCCGACTGTGCTCGTTGCATGTGATAGACGTCTGGAAGACCCAACTCTCAACAAAGTAACTGTTATTGAGGTTGACTGAGATGGTGGAATAGCTCCAGTGTCGTCGAGATAATAATGGTGTATCGTTGGGTGT
Encoded proteins:
- a CDS encoding DNA-binding protein creA gives rise to the protein MQRAQSAVDFSNLLNPTVPADKESEKPHQGDVEMATAAVTVIKPNGPLPGVQNSENSNELPRPYKCPLCDKAFHRLEHQTRHIRTHTGEKPHACQFPGCSKKFSRSDELTRHSRIHNNPNSRRGNKATQAHQQQQHQMHQQQGLPPHMMPDGMMAPPPAPKTIRSAPGSALASPNVSPPHSYSTFALPVSAVHYNRSGDISMLAKAATQVERETLTAPPHHSNNHRHHPYFGHGMHSSRGHLPTLSSYHMGRSHSNEDPSDDHYSGAMRHAKRSRPNSPNSTAPSSPTFSHDSLSPTPDHTPIATPAHSPRLRPFSTGYELPSLRNLSLQHNTTPALAPMEPHLEQNQFQQGSAPTTQSRPTGMSLTDIISRPDGSQRKLPVPQVPKVAVQDLLSDNGFSHSGRSSGTSSLAGGDLMDRM